One window from the genome of Bufo bufo chromosome 4, aBufBuf1.1, whole genome shotgun sequence encodes:
- the LOC120999966 gene encoding alpha-1,4-N-acetylglucosaminyltransferase-like has product MEPPSLVLCAIESAARVYHDRPILYFMKGLHDIETEEDMNRNRNLFPALSSFDNVYILPLRLKELFNNTPLQSWYEKVNPAKEIYWTHVKSDACRFAMMWKYGGIYMDTDVISIKPIPEDHFLAAQSFTLTSGGVFGLSPHHKLTWEFMENFVQNYRGEIWGHQGPGVFSHVVAKYCGVPQFKSVDHVDCANVSYFHPERFYPIPYPSWRDYFAVWKYLPTFSNSYALHLWNYMNKEGKLMMVGGNTLVEHLYQ; this is encoded by the exons ATGGAGCCACCATCCTTGGTCCTATGTGCAATTGAATCAGCAGCTCGAGTGTATCATGATCGACCAATACTCTACTTTATGAAGGGGCTGCATGATATAGAAACAGAAGAAGATATGAATAGAAACCGGAATCTTTTTCCGGCTCTCTCGTCTTTTGATAATGTCTATATACTGCCTCTGAGACTTAAAGAATTGTTTAATAATACACCTCTTCAATCATGGTATGAAAAG gtAAACCCCGCAAAAGAAATCTACTGGACTCATGTTAAATCGGACGCATGCAGATTTGCAATGATGTGGAAGTATGGAGGCATTTACATGGATACTGACGTCATTTCAATCAAACCCATTCCTGAAGACCATTTTCTAGCAGCACAATCCTTTACATTGACCAGCGGTGGTGTATTTGGTTTATCTCCACATCATAAATTAACATGGGAGTTTATGGAAAACTTTGTCCAAAATTATAGAGGAGAAATATGGGGACACCAAGGACCAGGAGTTTTCTCACATGTAGTGGCCAAATATTGTGGAGTTCCTCAGTTCAAATCTGTGGATCATGTCGATTGTGCGAATGTCTCCTACTTTCACCCTGAACGCTTCTACCCCATTCCGTACCCATCTTGGAGAGACTACTTTGCGGTTTGGAAATATTTGCCAACTTTCAGTAATTCTTATGCTCTTCACCTCTGGAACTACATGAATAAAGAAGGAAAGCTCATGATGGTTGGAGGTAACACACTAGTAGAACATCTTTATCAATAA